In Kogia breviceps isolate mKogBre1 chromosome 7, mKogBre1 haplotype 1, whole genome shotgun sequence, a single window of DNA contains:
- the LTBP3 gene encoding latent-transforming growth factor beta-binding protein 3 isoform X5 gives MPGPRGAAGGLAPEMRGAGAAGLLALLPLLLLLLLLGPGGGAEGGPAGERGAGGGGALARERFKVVFAPVICKRTCLKGQCRDSCQQGSNMTLIGENGHSTDTLTGSGFRVVVCPLPCMNGGQCSSRNQCLCPPDFTGRFCQVPAGGAGGGTGSSGPGLGRAGALSTGALPPLAPEGESVASKHAIYAVQVIADPPGPGEGPPAQHAAFLVPLGPGQISAEVQAPPPVVNVRVHHPPEASVQVHRIEGPNAEGPAPSQHLLPHPKPPHPRPPTQKPLGRCFQDTLPKQPCGSNPLPGLTKQEDCCGSIGTAWGQSKCHKCPQLQYTGVQKPGPVRGEVGADCPQGYKRLNSTHCQDINECAMPGMCRHGDCLNNPGSYRCVCPPGHSLGPSRTQCIADKPEEKSLCFRLVSPEHQCQHPLTTRLTRQLCCCSVGKAWGTRCQRCPADGTAAFKEICPAGKGYHILTSHQTLTIQGESDFSLFLHPDGPPKPQQLPESPSRAPPPEDTEEERGVSTDSPVIEEQSAQQSHPTVTTSPARPYPELISRPSPPWFLPDLPPSRSAVEIAPTQVTETDECRLNQNICGHGECVPGPSDYSCHCNPGYRSHPQHRYCVDVNECEAEPCGAGRGICMNTGGSYNCHCNRGYRLHVGAGGRSCVDLNECAKPHLCGDGGFCINFPGHYKCNCYSGYRLKTSRPPVCEDIDECRDPSSCPDGKCENKPGSFKCIACLPGYRSLGGGACRDVNECAEGSPCSPGWCENLQGSFRCTCAQGYAPAPDGRSCQDVDECEAGDVCDNGICTNTPGSFQCQCLSGYHLSRDRSHCEDIDECDFPAACIGGDCINTNGSYRCLCPQGHRLVGGRKCQDIDECSQDPGLCLPHGACENLQGSYVCVCDEGFTPTQDQHGCEEVEQPHHKKECYLNFDDTVFCDSVLATNVTQQECCCSLGAGWGDHCEIYPCPVYSSAEFHSLCPDGKGYTQDNNIVNYGIPTHRDIDECILFGAEICKEGKCVNTQPGYECYCKQGFYYDGNLLECVDVDECLDESNCRNGVCENTRGGYRCACTPPAEYSPAQRQCLSPEEMERAPERRDVCWSQRGEDGMCAGPLAGPALTFDDCCCRQGRGWGAQCRPCPPRGAGSQCPTSQSESNSFWDASPLLLGKPPREEDSSEEDSDECRCVSGRCVPRPGGAVCECPGGFQLDASRARCVDIDECRELNQRGLLCKSERCVNTSGSFRCVCKAGFARSRPHGACVPQRRR, from the exons ATGCCCGGGCCCCGTGGGGCTGCTGGCGGCCTGGCCCCTGAGAtgcgcggggcgggggcggcggggctgctggcgctgctgccgctgctgctgctgctgctgctgctgggcccGGGCGGCGGGGCCGAGGGGGGGCCGGCGGGCGAGAGGGGcgctggcgggggcggggcgctgGCCCGCGAGCGCTTCAAGGTGGTCTTTGCGCCCGTGATCTGCAAGCGGACCTGTCTCAAGGGCCAGTGTCGGGACAGTTGTCAGCAGGGCTCCAACATGACGCTCATCGGAGAGAACGGCCACAGCACCGATACGCTCACGGGCTCCGGCTTCCGCGTGG TGGTGTGCCCTCTGCCCTGCATGAACGGCGGCCAGTGCTCCTCCCGAAACCAGTGCCTGTGTCCCCCGGACTTCACCGGTCGCTTCTGCCAGGTGCCCGCTGGAGGAGCTGGCGGGGGCACTGGCAGCTCAGGCCCTGGGCTTGGTCGGGCTGGGGCCCTGTCCACAGGCGCGCTGCCTCCCCTGGCTCCGGAAGGCGAGTCTGTGGCCAGCAAGCACGCCATCTACGCGGTCCAGGTGATCGCCGATCCGCCGGGGCCCGGGGAGGGGCCCCCTGCCCAGCATGCAGCCTTCCTGGTGCCCCTCGGGCCAGGACAGATCTCAGCGGAAG TGCAGGCCCCACCCCCTGTGGTGAACGTGCGCGTCCACCACCCCCCCGAGGCCTCCGTCCAAGTGCACCGCATCGAAGGGCCCAACGCCGAGGGCCCGGCCCCCTCCCAGCACCTGCTGCCGCACCCCAAGCCCCCGCATCCTCGGCCACCCACCCAGAAGCCCCTGGGCCGCTGCTTCCAGGACACACTGCCCAAGCAGCCC TGTGGGAGCAATCCCCTCCCCGGCCTCACCAAGCAGGAAGACTGCTGTGGAAGCATCGGCACAGCCTGGGGCCAGAGCAAGTGCCACAAGTGCCCCCAGCTGCAGT ACACAGGGGTGCAGAAGCCAGGGCCTGTACGTGGGGAGGTGGGCGCTGACTGCCCCCAGGGCTACAAGAGGCTCAACAGCACACACTGCCAGG ACATCAATGAGTGCGCGATGCCAGGCATGTGTCGCCATGGTGACTGCCTCAACAACCCTGGCTCCTATCGCTGTGTCTGCCCACCTGGCCATAGCTTGGGCCCCTCCCGCACACAGTGCATTG CGGACAAGCCGGAGGAGAAGAGCCTATGTTTCCGCCTGGTGAGCCCTGAGCACCAGTGCCAGCACCCGCTGACCACTCGCCTCACCCGCCAACTCTGCTGCTGCAGTGTTGGCAAGGCCTGGGGCACCAGGTGCCAGCGCTGCCCAGCTGATGGCACTG CTGCCTTCAAGGAGATCTGTCCAGCTGGGAAGGGGTACCACATCCTCACCTCCCACCAGACGCTCACCATTCAGGGTGAAAGTGACTTTTCCCTTTTCCTGCACCCTGATGGGCCACCCAAGCCCCAGCAGCTCCCTGAGAGCCCCAGCCGGGCACCACCACCTGAGgacacagaggaagagagag GGGTGAGCACAGACTCA CCAGTGATCGAAGAGCAGTCCGCGCAGCAGAGCCACCCGACCGTCACCACATCTCCTGCCCGGCCCTACCCTG AGCTGATCTCCCGGCCCTCGCCGCCCTGGTTCCTGCCCGACTTGCCCCCGTCCCGAAGTGCGGTAGAGATTGCCCCTACTCAGGTCACAG AGACGGACGAGTGCCGACTGAACCAGAACATCTGTGGCCACGGGGAGTGCGTCCCGGGACCCTCGGACTATTCCTGCCATTGTAACCCGGGCTACCGGTCGCATCCGCAGCACCGCTACTGCGTGG ACGTGAACGAATGCGAGGCGGAGCCGTGCGGCGCCGGGAGGGGCATCTGCATGAACACCGGCGGCTCCTACAACTGCCACTGCAACCGCGGCTACCGCCTGCACGTCGGCGCCGGGGGGCGCTCGTGCGTGG ACCTGAACGAGTGCGCCAAGCCTCACCTGTGCGGCGACGGCGGCTTCTGCATCAACTTTCCCGGTCACTACAAGTGCAACTGCTACTCCGGCTACCGGCTCAAAACCTCTCGACCGCCCGTGTGCGAAG ACATCGACGAATGCCGAGACCCTAGCTCCTGCCCGGATGGGAAATGCGAGAACAAACCTGGGAGCTTCAAGTGCATTGCCTGTCTGCCCGGCTACCGCAGCCTGGGGGGCGGTGCCTGCCGCG ACGTGAACGAGTGCGCCGAGGGCAGCCCCTGCTCTCCCGGCTGGTGCGAGAACCTCCAGGGCTCCTTCCGCTGCACGTGCGCCCAGGGCTATGCTCCCGCGCCGGACGGCCGCAGTTGCCAGG ATGTGGATGAGTGTGAGGCTGGGGACGTGTGTGACAACGGCATCTGCACCAACACGCCAGGCTCCTTCCAGTGTCAATGCCTCTCTGGCTACCATCTTTCAAGGGACCGGAGCCACTGTGAGG ACATTGATGAGTGTGACTTTCCTGCAGCCTGCATTGGGGGTGATTGCATCAACACCAATGGCTCCTATCGATGTCTCTGTCCCCAGGGGCATCGGCTGGTAGGCGGCCGGAAGTGCCAAG ACATAGATGAGTGCAGCCAGGACCCGGGTCTGTGCCTTCCCCACGGGGCCTGCGAGAATCTGCAGGGCTCCTACGTTTGCGTCTGTGATGAAGGCTTCACGCCCACCCAGGACCAGCATGGCTGTGAGG agGTGGAGCAGCCCCACCACAAGAAGGAGTGCTACCTTAACTTCGATGACACCGTGTTCTGCGACAGTGTACTGGCCACCAATGTCACCCAGCAGGAGTGCTGCTGCTCCctgggggctggctggggagACCACTGCGAGATCTATCCCTGCCCAGTCTACAGCTCAG CTGAGTTCCACAGCCTTTGCCCGGACGGGAAGGGTTACACCCAGGACAACAACATTGTCAACTACGGCATCCCAACCCACCGTG ACATCGACGAATGCATATTGTTTGGGGCGGAGATCTGCAAGGAGGGCAAGTGCGTGAACACGCAGCCCGGCTACGAGTGCTACTGCAAGCAAGGCTTCTACTACGACGGGAACCTGCTGGAATGCGTGG ATGTGGACGAGTGCTTGGACGAGTCTAATTGCCGGAACGGAGTGTGTGAGAACACGCGCGGTGGCTACCGCTGCGCCTGCACACCCCCGGCCGAGTACAGCCCGGCGCAGCGCCAGTGTCTGAGCCCAGAGGAGATGG AGCGTGCCCCGGAGCGGCGGGACGTGTGCTGGAGCCAGCGCGGAGAGGACGGCATGTGCGCGGGCCCCCTGGCCGGGCCCGCCCTCACCTTCGACGACTGCTGCTGTCGCCAGGGCCGAGGTTGGGGAGCCCAGTGCCGACCGTGCCCGCCGCGCGGCGCCG GGTCCCAGTGCCCGACGTCGCAGAGTGAGAGCAATTCCTTCTGGGACGCGAGTCCCCTGCTGCTGGGAAAGCCTCCGCGAG AAGAGGATAGCTCGGAGGAGGATTCAGACGAGTGCCGCTGCGTGAGCGGTCGCTGTGTGCCTCGGCCGGGCGGTGCAGTGTGCGAGTGTCCTGGTGGCTTCCAGCTAGACGCCTCCCGCGCGCGCTGCGTCG ACATAGACGAGTGCCGAGAGCTGAACCAGCGCGGGCTACTATGCAAGAGCGAGCGCTGTGTGAACACGAGCGGTTCCTTCCGCTGCGTCTGCAAAGCTGGCTTCGCGCGCAGCCGCCCGCATGGAGCTTGCGTGCCCCAGCGCCGCCGCTGA
- the LTBP3 gene encoding latent-transforming growth factor beta-binding protein 3 isoform X3, giving the protein MPGPRGAAGGLAPEMRGAGAAGLLALLPLLLLLLLLGPGGGAEGGPAGERGAGGGGALARERFKVVFAPVICKRTCLKGQCRDSCQQGSNMTLIGENGHSTDTLTGSGFRVVVCPLPCMNGGQCSSRNQCLCPPDFTGRFCQVPAGGAGGGTGSSGPGLGRAGALSTGALPPLAPEGESVASKHAIYAVQVIADPPGPGEGPPAQHAAFLVPLGPGQISAEVQAPPPVVNVRVHHPPEASVQVHRIEGPNAEGPAPSQHLLPHPKPPHPRPPTQKPLGRCFQDTLPKQPCGSNPLPGLTKQEDCCGSIGTAWGQSKCHKCPQLQYTGVQKPGPVRGEVGADCPQGYKRLNSTHCQDINECAMPGMCRHGDCLNNPGSYRCVCPPGHSLGPSRTQCIADKPEEKSLCFRLVSPEHQCQHPLTTRLTRQLCCCSVGKAWGTRCQRCPADGTAAFKEICPAGKGYHILTSHQTLTIQGESDFSLFLHPDGPPKPQQLPESPSRAPPPEDTEEERGVSTDSPVIEEQSAQQSHPTVTTSPARPYPELISRPSPPWFLPDLPPSRSAVEIAPTQVTETDECRLNQNICGHGECVPGPSDYSCHCNPGYRSHPQHRYCVDVNECEAEPCGAGRGICMNTGGSYNCHCNRGYRLHVGAGGRSCVDLNECAKPHLCGDGGFCINFPGHYKCNCYSGYRLKTSRPPVCEDIDECRDPSSCPDGKCENKPGSFKCIACLPGYRSLGGGACRDVNECAEGSPCSPGWCENLQGSFRCTCAQGYAPAPDGRSCQDVDECEAGDVCDNGICTNTPGSFQCQCLSGYHLSRDRSHCEDIDECDFPAACIGGDCINTNGSYRCLCPQGHRLVGGRKCQDIDECSQDPGLCLPHGACENLQGSYVCVCDEGFTPTQDQHGCEEVEQPHHKKECYLNFDDTVFCDSVLATNVTQQECCCSLGAGWGDHCEIYPCPVYSSAEFHSLCPDGKGYTQDNNIVNYGIPTHRDIDECILFGAEICKEGKCVNTQPGYECYCKQGFYYDGNLLECVDVDECLDESNCRNGVCENTRGGYRCACTPPAEYSPAQRQCLSPEEMERAPERRDVCWSQRGEDGMCAGPLAGPALTFDDCCCRQGRGWGAQCRPCPPRGAGSQCPTSQSESNSFWDASPLLLGKPPREEDSSEEDSDECRCVSGRCVPRPGGAVCECPGGFQLDASRARCVGQASAQAPAPSRSPHLLTPTPRHRRVPRAEPARATMQERALCEHERFLPLRLQSWLRAQPPAWSLRAPAPPLTPPSVWNSAITKEFLTYTWGELRLSLVP; this is encoded by the exons ATGCCCGGGCCCCGTGGGGCTGCTGGCGGCCTGGCCCCTGAGAtgcgcggggcgggggcggcggggctgctggcgctgctgccgctgctgctgctgctgctgctgctgggcccGGGCGGCGGGGCCGAGGGGGGGCCGGCGGGCGAGAGGGGcgctggcgggggcggggcgctgGCCCGCGAGCGCTTCAAGGTGGTCTTTGCGCCCGTGATCTGCAAGCGGACCTGTCTCAAGGGCCAGTGTCGGGACAGTTGTCAGCAGGGCTCCAACATGACGCTCATCGGAGAGAACGGCCACAGCACCGATACGCTCACGGGCTCCGGCTTCCGCGTGG TGGTGTGCCCTCTGCCCTGCATGAACGGCGGCCAGTGCTCCTCCCGAAACCAGTGCCTGTGTCCCCCGGACTTCACCGGTCGCTTCTGCCAGGTGCCCGCTGGAGGAGCTGGCGGGGGCACTGGCAGCTCAGGCCCTGGGCTTGGTCGGGCTGGGGCCCTGTCCACAGGCGCGCTGCCTCCCCTGGCTCCGGAAGGCGAGTCTGTGGCCAGCAAGCACGCCATCTACGCGGTCCAGGTGATCGCCGATCCGCCGGGGCCCGGGGAGGGGCCCCCTGCCCAGCATGCAGCCTTCCTGGTGCCCCTCGGGCCAGGACAGATCTCAGCGGAAG TGCAGGCCCCACCCCCTGTGGTGAACGTGCGCGTCCACCACCCCCCCGAGGCCTCCGTCCAAGTGCACCGCATCGAAGGGCCCAACGCCGAGGGCCCGGCCCCCTCCCAGCACCTGCTGCCGCACCCCAAGCCCCCGCATCCTCGGCCACCCACCCAGAAGCCCCTGGGCCGCTGCTTCCAGGACACACTGCCCAAGCAGCCC TGTGGGAGCAATCCCCTCCCCGGCCTCACCAAGCAGGAAGACTGCTGTGGAAGCATCGGCACAGCCTGGGGCCAGAGCAAGTGCCACAAGTGCCCCCAGCTGCAGT ACACAGGGGTGCAGAAGCCAGGGCCTGTACGTGGGGAGGTGGGCGCTGACTGCCCCCAGGGCTACAAGAGGCTCAACAGCACACACTGCCAGG ACATCAATGAGTGCGCGATGCCAGGCATGTGTCGCCATGGTGACTGCCTCAACAACCCTGGCTCCTATCGCTGTGTCTGCCCACCTGGCCATAGCTTGGGCCCCTCCCGCACACAGTGCATTG CGGACAAGCCGGAGGAGAAGAGCCTATGTTTCCGCCTGGTGAGCCCTGAGCACCAGTGCCAGCACCCGCTGACCACTCGCCTCACCCGCCAACTCTGCTGCTGCAGTGTTGGCAAGGCCTGGGGCACCAGGTGCCAGCGCTGCCCAGCTGATGGCACTG CTGCCTTCAAGGAGATCTGTCCAGCTGGGAAGGGGTACCACATCCTCACCTCCCACCAGACGCTCACCATTCAGGGTGAAAGTGACTTTTCCCTTTTCCTGCACCCTGATGGGCCACCCAAGCCCCAGCAGCTCCCTGAGAGCCCCAGCCGGGCACCACCACCTGAGgacacagaggaagagagag GGGTGAGCACAGACTCA CCAGTGATCGAAGAGCAGTCCGCGCAGCAGAGCCACCCGACCGTCACCACATCTCCTGCCCGGCCCTACCCTG AGCTGATCTCCCGGCCCTCGCCGCCCTGGTTCCTGCCCGACTTGCCCCCGTCCCGAAGTGCGGTAGAGATTGCCCCTACTCAGGTCACAG AGACGGACGAGTGCCGACTGAACCAGAACATCTGTGGCCACGGGGAGTGCGTCCCGGGACCCTCGGACTATTCCTGCCATTGTAACCCGGGCTACCGGTCGCATCCGCAGCACCGCTACTGCGTGG ACGTGAACGAATGCGAGGCGGAGCCGTGCGGCGCCGGGAGGGGCATCTGCATGAACACCGGCGGCTCCTACAACTGCCACTGCAACCGCGGCTACCGCCTGCACGTCGGCGCCGGGGGGCGCTCGTGCGTGG ACCTGAACGAGTGCGCCAAGCCTCACCTGTGCGGCGACGGCGGCTTCTGCATCAACTTTCCCGGTCACTACAAGTGCAACTGCTACTCCGGCTACCGGCTCAAAACCTCTCGACCGCCCGTGTGCGAAG ACATCGACGAATGCCGAGACCCTAGCTCCTGCCCGGATGGGAAATGCGAGAACAAACCTGGGAGCTTCAAGTGCATTGCCTGTCTGCCCGGCTACCGCAGCCTGGGGGGCGGTGCCTGCCGCG ACGTGAACGAGTGCGCCGAGGGCAGCCCCTGCTCTCCCGGCTGGTGCGAGAACCTCCAGGGCTCCTTCCGCTGCACGTGCGCCCAGGGCTATGCTCCCGCGCCGGACGGCCGCAGTTGCCAGG ATGTGGATGAGTGTGAGGCTGGGGACGTGTGTGACAACGGCATCTGCACCAACACGCCAGGCTCCTTCCAGTGTCAATGCCTCTCTGGCTACCATCTTTCAAGGGACCGGAGCCACTGTGAGG ACATTGATGAGTGTGACTTTCCTGCAGCCTGCATTGGGGGTGATTGCATCAACACCAATGGCTCCTATCGATGTCTCTGTCCCCAGGGGCATCGGCTGGTAGGCGGCCGGAAGTGCCAAG ACATAGATGAGTGCAGCCAGGACCCGGGTCTGTGCCTTCCCCACGGGGCCTGCGAGAATCTGCAGGGCTCCTACGTTTGCGTCTGTGATGAAGGCTTCACGCCCACCCAGGACCAGCATGGCTGTGAGG agGTGGAGCAGCCCCACCACAAGAAGGAGTGCTACCTTAACTTCGATGACACCGTGTTCTGCGACAGTGTACTGGCCACCAATGTCACCCAGCAGGAGTGCTGCTGCTCCctgggggctggctggggagACCACTGCGAGATCTATCCCTGCCCAGTCTACAGCTCAG CTGAGTTCCACAGCCTTTGCCCGGACGGGAAGGGTTACACCCAGGACAACAACATTGTCAACTACGGCATCCCAACCCACCGTG ACATCGACGAATGCATATTGTTTGGGGCGGAGATCTGCAAGGAGGGCAAGTGCGTGAACACGCAGCCCGGCTACGAGTGCTACTGCAAGCAAGGCTTCTACTACGACGGGAACCTGCTGGAATGCGTGG ATGTGGACGAGTGCTTGGACGAGTCTAATTGCCGGAACGGAGTGTGTGAGAACACGCGCGGTGGCTACCGCTGCGCCTGCACACCCCCGGCCGAGTACAGCCCGGCGCAGCGCCAGTGTCTGAGCCCAGAGGAGATGG AGCGTGCCCCGGAGCGGCGGGACGTGTGCTGGAGCCAGCGCGGAGAGGACGGCATGTGCGCGGGCCCCCTGGCCGGGCCCGCCCTCACCTTCGACGACTGCTGCTGTCGCCAGGGCCGAGGTTGGGGAGCCCAGTGCCGACCGTGCCCGCCGCGCGGCGCCG GGTCCCAGTGCCCGACGTCGCAGAGTGAGAGCAATTCCTTCTGGGACGCGAGTCCCCTGCTGCTGGGAAAGCCTCCGCGAG AAGAGGATAGCTCGGAGGAGGATTCAGACGAGTGCCGCTGCGTGAGCGGTCGCTGTGTGCCTCGGCCGGGCGGTGCAGTGTGCGAGTGTCCTGGTGGCTTCCAGCTAGACGCCTCCCGCGCGCGCTGCGTCG GTCAGGCTTCGGCTCAGGCTCCGGCGCCGTCGCGAAGTCCGCACCTGTTAACCCCCACACCCAGACATAGACGAGTGCCGAGAGCTGAACCAGCGCGGGCTACTATGCAAGAGCGAGCGCTGTGTGAACACGAGCGGTTCCTTCCGCTGCGTCTGCAAAGCTGGCTTCGCGCGCAGCCGCCCGCATGGAGCTTGCGTGCCCCAGCGCCGCCGCTGACACCACCCTCGGTCTGGAACTCTGCAATCACCAAGGAGTTTCTGACCTACACTTGGGGCGAGCTCCGCCTCTCGCTTGTGCCCTGA